The sequence TATAATTGTTTTAAGAACATAGTACATATTTTATTGATAATAAGTATAATTGCTGTTTGGTTTTATAACGCTATGCCCGCGTAGCTCAGTAGGTAGTAGCGCTTCCTTGGTAAGGAAGAGGTCACCGGTTCAAGTCCGGTCGTGGGCTCCATAATAGACTAAAGCTATTATATAAATTTTTCTGGAGGTATTGTCTGATGGCCAAGAAGAAATTTGAGAGGACCAAGCCGCACGTAAACGTGGGAACGATCGGCCACATAGATCACGGGAAGACGACATTGAC is a genomic window of Candidatus Zymogenus saltonus containing:
- a CDS encoding elongation factor Tu — translated: MAKKKFERTKPHVNVGTIGHIDHGKTTLT